Proteins from a single region of Streptomyces spectabilis:
- a CDS encoding MIP/aquaporin family protein, which yields MYSNGDIFVGEVIGTAILILFGAGVCAAVTLNHSKAKASGWVVIALGWGFGVLAGAYTAGPLSGGHLNPAVTLGIAIDTDKWDKVWIYLAGQMVGAMLGAVLAYLTYLAQFNANVPTGGKDGRAGAQGATPTLGIFSTIPEIRNPVANLVTEVIATVGLVLPILAFGLTKGLGESGTQTLIVAFLVVGIGLSLGGPTGYAINPARDLGPRIVHQFLPIPNKGTSDWSYAWIPVAGPLIGGALAGLIYNAAF from the coding sequence ATGTACTCGAACGGGGACATCTTCGTCGGTGAGGTCATCGGCACCGCGATTCTGATTCTCTTCGGCGCCGGCGTGTGTGCCGCCGTCACGCTCAACCACTCGAAGGCCAAGGCCTCCGGATGGGTCGTCATCGCCCTCGGGTGGGGCTTCGGCGTGCTGGCGGGGGCCTACACCGCGGGGCCGCTGTCCGGCGGCCACCTCAACCCCGCCGTGACGCTCGGCATCGCCATCGACACCGACAAGTGGGACAAGGTCTGGATCTATCTGGCCGGGCAGATGGTCGGCGCGATGCTCGGCGCCGTCCTCGCGTACCTCACCTACCTCGCGCAGTTCAACGCCAATGTGCCGACGGGCGGCAAGGACGGCCGGGCGGGCGCCCAGGGGGCCACGCCGACGCTCGGCATCTTCTCCACCATCCCGGAGATCCGGAACCCGGTCGCCAACCTGGTCACCGAGGTCATCGCGACGGTGGGCCTGGTCCTTCCCATCCTCGCCTTCGGGCTCACCAAGGGCCTCGGCGAGTCGGGCACGCAGACGCTGATCGTCGCCTTCCTGGTCGTCGGCATCGGCCTCTCGCTCGGCGGGCCCACCGGCTACGCCATCAACCCGGCCCGTGACCTCGGTCCGCGCATCGTGCACCAGTTCCTGCCGATCCCCAACAAGGGCACGTCCGACTGGAGCTACGCCTGGATTCCGGTGGCCGGTCCGCTGATCGGCGGCGCCCTCGCGGGCCTCATCTACAACGCAGCCTTCTGA
- a CDS encoding GTP-binding protein yields MIFKRSERGTAPVEPVTLKILVAGGFGVGKTTLVGAVSEIKPLRTEETLSEAGRPVDDVNGVPGKHTTTVAMDFGRITLREDLVLYLFGTPGQDRFWFLWDELATGALGAVVLADTRRLEDCFAAVDYFERRSIPFVVGVNCFEGADRYPADEVRLALDLDPSTPVVLCDAREKESVKEVLIDVVEHAMAVGAAAREPVAT; encoded by the coding sequence ATGATCTTCAAGCGTTCTGAGCGCGGTACGGCCCCCGTCGAGCCGGTCACGCTGAAGATCCTGGTGGCGGGCGGCTTCGGCGTGGGCAAGACGACGCTCGTCGGCGCGGTCAGCGAGATCAAACCGCTGCGCACGGAGGAGACGCTCAGCGAGGCGGGCCGCCCCGTGGACGACGTCAACGGCGTCCCGGGCAAGCACACCACCACCGTGGCCATGGACTTCGGCCGGATCACGCTCCGCGAGGACCTCGTCCTGTACCTCTTCGGCACCCCTGGCCAGGACCGCTTCTGGTTCCTCTGGGACGAGCTGGCGACCGGCGCGCTCGGGGCCGTGGTGCTCGCCGACACCCGCCGCCTGGAGGACTGCTTCGCCGCCGTCGACTACTTCGAGCGCCGCTCCATACCCTTCGTCGTCGGGGTCAACTGCTTCGAAGGAGCCGACCGTTACCCGGCCGACGAGGTGCGCCTGGCGCTGGACCTCGACCCGAGCACGCCCGTGGTGCTGTGCGACGCGCGCGAGAAGGAGTCGGTCAAGGAGGTCCTGATCGACGTGGTGGAGCACGCGATGGCCGTCGGCGCCGCGGCCCGCGAGCCCGTCGCCACCTGA
- a CDS encoding roadblock/LC7 domain-containing protein has translation MTAPKADTRTTATGGSGELNWLLDDLVERVASIRKALVLSGDGLPTGVSKNLTREDSEHLAAVASGFHSLAKGVGRHFEAGKVRQTVVELDDAFLFVTAAGDGSCLAVLADADSDVGLVAYEMTLLVKRVGVHLGSAPRTDLPTGG, from the coding sequence ATGACCGCACCGAAGGCCGACACACGCACCACCGCGACCGGGGGATCGGGAGAGCTGAACTGGCTCCTCGACGACCTGGTGGAGCGCGTCGCCAGCATCCGCAAAGCACTCGTCCTCTCCGGCGACGGCTTGCCGACGGGCGTGTCCAAGAACCTGACCCGGGAGGACAGCGAGCACCTCGCCGCCGTCGCGTCCGGCTTCCACAGCCTCGCCAAGGGCGTCGGGCGCCACTTCGAGGCGGGCAAGGTCAGACAGACCGTCGTCGAGCTCGACGACGCGTTCCTCTTCGTCACGGCCGCGGGAGACGGCAGCTGCCTCGCCGTCCTCGCGGACGCGGACTCCGACGTCGGCCTGGTCGCGTACGAGATGACGCTGCTGGTCAAGAGGGTGGGCGTGCACCTGGGTTCGGCGCCGCGCACCGACCTGCCCACGGGAGGGTAG
- the glpK gene encoding glycerol kinase GlpK, which produces MTDSSEKFVAAIDQGTTSSRCIIFDQDGAIVAVDQREHRQIFPKPGWVEHDATEIWSKVQAVVAGAIAKAGLRADQLSALGITNQRETTVLWDRSTGKPVHNAIVWQDTRTSALCNELGGTDGQDRFREQTGLPLASYFSGPKAAWLLDNVPGLRARADRGDIAFGTIDSWLIWNLTGGTDGGVHVTDVTNAGRTMLMNLETLQWDSSILSAMNVPEAVLPEIRSSAEVYGTAVGQLAGVPVASALGDQQAAVFGQACYDTGTAKNTYGTGSFLLLNTGNRPVPSKSGLLTTMGYKIGSEAPVYCLEGSIAITGALVQWFRDQLGIIRTADEIEPLAASVEDNGGAYIVPAFSGLFAPYWRSDARGVVTGLTRYVTKAHLARAVLEATSWQTREVVDAMYQDSGVRITTLKVDGGMTKNNLLMQHQADVLGVPVIRPRIAETTCLGAAYAAGLATGVWHDLDELKSHWQRDAEWTPRMEARERDREYQNWRKAVERSFGWHDDGTDGNTQG; this is translated from the coding sequence ATGACGGACAGCTCCGAGAAATTCGTCGCCGCGATCGACCAGGGCACCACCTCGAGCCGCTGCATCATCTTCGACCAGGACGGCGCGATCGTCGCCGTGGACCAGCGCGAGCACCGCCAGATCTTCCCCAAGCCCGGCTGGGTCGAGCACGACGCCACCGAGATCTGGTCCAAGGTGCAGGCCGTGGTTGCGGGCGCGATCGCCAAGGCCGGACTCCGCGCCGACCAGCTCAGCGCGCTCGGCATCACCAACCAGCGGGAGACGACGGTCCTGTGGGACCGCTCCACGGGCAAGCCCGTGCACAACGCCATCGTCTGGCAGGACACCCGTACGTCCGCGCTCTGCAACGAGCTGGGCGGCACCGACGGTCAGGACCGCTTCCGCGAGCAGACCGGCCTGCCGCTGGCGAGCTACTTCTCCGGGCCCAAGGCGGCCTGGCTCCTCGACAACGTGCCGGGCCTGCGCGCGCGTGCCGACCGCGGCGACATCGCCTTCGGCACCATCGACTCCTGGCTCATCTGGAACCTCACCGGCGGCACCGACGGCGGCGTCCACGTCACGGACGTCACCAATGCCGGGCGCACGATGCTGATGAACTTGGAAACGCTCCAGTGGGACTCCTCGATCCTGTCCGCGATGAACGTGCCCGAGGCGGTCCTGCCGGAGATCAGGTCGTCGGCCGAGGTGTACGGAACGGCCGTGGGACAGCTGGCCGGCGTGCCCGTGGCCTCCGCCCTGGGCGACCAGCAGGCGGCCGTCTTCGGGCAGGCCTGCTACGACACCGGCACGGCCAAGAACACGTACGGGACGGGCAGTTTCCTGCTGCTCAACACCGGGAACAGGCCGGTGCCGTCCAAGAGCGGGCTGCTCACCACGATGGGTTACAAGATCGGCAGCGAGGCGCCCGTCTACTGCCTCGAGGGATCCATCGCGATCACCGGGGCGCTCGTGCAGTGGTTCCGCGACCAGCTCGGGATCATCCGCACGGCCGACGAGATCGAGCCGCTGGCGGCGAGTGTGGAGGACAACGGCGGCGCGTACATCGTGCCCGCCTTCTCCGGCCTGTTCGCCCCGTATTGGCGCTCCGACGCGCGCGGCGTCGTCACGGGCCTGACCAGGTACGTGACCAAGGCGCATCTGGCGCGCGCGGTCCTGGAGGCGACGAGCTGGCAGACCCGCGAGGTCGTCGACGCGATGTACCAGGACTCAGGGGTGCGGATCACCACCTTGAAGGTGGACGGCGGCATGACGAAGAACAACCTGCTGATGCAGCACCAGGCGGACGTGCTCGGCGTGCCCGTGATCCGCCCTCGGATCGCCGAGACGACGTGTCTGGGCGCCGCGTACGCCGCGGGGCTCGCGACGGGCGTGTGGCACGACCTGGACGAGCTGAAGAGCCACTGGCAGCGCGATGCCGAGTGGACTCCGCGGATGGAGGCGCGGGAGCGCGACCGTGAGTACCAGAACTGGCGCAAGGCCGTGGAGCGCAGCTTCGGCTGGCACGACGACGGCACCGACGGCAACACCCAGGGCTGA
- a CDS encoding DUF742 domain-containing protein, whose translation MSDDDGQALPSTPRWFDDDAGPVVRPYAMTRGRTTSPAQHRLDLIAVVVAESRADDTEADQTLSPEHVDIVDLCRDSPQSVAELAAELDLPIGVIRVLIGDLVDDELVHVTRPVPPAELPDESILRDVISGLRAL comes from the coding sequence ATGAGCGACGACGACGGTCAGGCCCTTCCCTCGACGCCTCGCTGGTTCGACGACGACGCCGGCCCGGTGGTACGTCCGTACGCCATGACGCGCGGACGCACCACCAGCCCGGCCCAGCACCGCCTCGATCTGATCGCGGTCGTGGTCGCGGAGTCCCGCGCCGATGACACGGAGGCCGACCAGACGCTGTCACCGGAGCACGTGGACATCGTCGACCTGTGCCGCGACAGCCCCCAGTCCGTCGCGGAACTCGCGGCGGAACTCGACCTTCCGATCGGCGTGATCCGCGTCCTGATCGGCGATCTCGTGGACGACGAACTGGTGCACGTCACCCGCCCCGTACCCCCCGCCGAGCTGCCGGACGAGAGTATTCTGCGCGACGTGATCAGCGGCCTCCGGGCGCTCTGA
- a CDS encoding lipid-transfer protein, whose translation MTGEVAVLGAGMHPWGKWGRGFVAYGTVAARAALADAGVDWRDVGSVVGADTVRGGYPGYVAGATFAKALGWQGARVASVYAACASGAQAIATARAQLLAGLADVVLVVGADAAPKGFFRPAGGDRPDDPDWLRFRVLGATNPAYFALYARRRMAVHGDTLEDFAQVKVKNAALGALNPHARYRKAVSADEVAASTVVADPLRLLDICATSDGAAALVLSTMDFARRHGVADPVRIRAVSTVTPTYPNTVLDLPDIATDSAAAVPPGERTFRASIAHAAYEEAGIGPDDLSLAEVYDLSTALELQWYEDLGLCGEGEGAKLLRDGTTSLGGRIPVNTSGGLASFGEAVPAQAIAQVCELTWQLRGEAGGRQVAGARVGLTANQGLFGHGSSVIAVR comes from the coding sequence ATGACGGGCGAGGTGGCGGTGCTCGGCGCGGGCATGCACCCCTGGGGCAAATGGGGCCGCGGCTTCGTCGCATACGGCACAGTGGCGGCCCGCGCCGCCCTAGCGGACGCGGGGGTCGACTGGCGGGACGTGGGGTCGGTCGTCGGCGCGGACACGGTGCGCGGCGGCTATCCGGGGTACGTGGCGGGGGCGACCTTCGCCAAGGCCCTCGGCTGGCAGGGCGCGCGCGTGGCGAGCGTGTACGCGGCGTGCGCGTCCGGGGCCCAGGCCATCGCCACGGCACGCGCGCAACTGCTCGCGGGGCTCGCTGACGTCGTGCTCGTGGTCGGCGCGGACGCCGCCCCCAAGGGATTCTTCCGGCCCGCCGGCGGCGACCGTCCGGACGACCCGGACTGGCTGCGCTTCCGCGTCCTGGGAGCGACGAACCCGGCGTACTTCGCCCTGTACGCCCGCCGTCGCATGGCCGTGCACGGTGACACGCTGGAGGACTTCGCCCAGGTCAAGGTGAAGAACGCGGCCCTGGGGGCGCTGAATCCACACGCCCGCTACCGCAAGGCCGTCTCCGCCGACGAGGTCGCCGCGTCGACCGTGGTGGCCGACCCCTTGCGGCTGCTCGACATCTGCGCGACCTCCGACGGGGCGGCGGCCCTGGTGCTGTCCACGATGGATTTCGCCCGGCGGCACGGCGTGGCCGACCCGGTGCGCATCCGCGCGGTGTCCACGGTCACTCCGACGTATCCGAACACGGTCCTGGACCTCCCGGACATCGCCACCGACTCGGCCGCCGCCGTGCCGCCCGGCGAGCGCACGTTCCGGGCGTCCATCGCGCACGCCGCGTACGAGGAGGCCGGCATCGGCCCGGACGACCTCTCCTTGGCCGAGGTGTACGACCTGTCGACCGCGCTGGAGCTCCAGTGGTACGAAGACCTGGGACTGTGCGGCGAGGGCGAGGGGGCCAAGCTGCTGCGCGACGGAACGACCTCCCTGGGAGGGCGCATACCGGTGAACACCAGCGGTGGACTCGCCTCCTTCGGAGAGGCCGTTCCCGCCCAGGCGATAGCCCAAGTCTGCGAGCTGACGTGGCAGTTGAGGGGCGAAGCCGGTGGCCGTCAGGTGGCCGGGGCGCGGGTGGGCCTCACCGCGAACCAGGGGCTGTTCGGGCACGGCTCCTCGGTGATAGCGGTGCGCTGA
- a CDS encoding M15 family metallopeptidase, whose translation MTVIAPALRRLALAAVALFAVAAAPAPAEARTEPEAPDGFVALRDVDPTIIQEMRYFTPHNFVGERVDGYRQPMCILTEPAARALRTAQRALLRKGYSLKVYDCYRPQRAVDHFVRWAEDLGDERMKAEFYPRVDKSRLFEDGYIAKKSGHSRGSTVDLTVVRLPALPTRPYVPGEPLKPCYAPRSERFPDNSLDMGTGYDCFDTLSHTDDPRVTGKQRAHRDLLRSTLAKAGFVNLPEEWWHFTYKPELFPDTYFDFPVSRRSLPH comes from the coding sequence ATGACAGTAATCGCTCCCGCTCTGCGGAGACTCGCCCTTGCCGCCGTCGCTCTTTTCGCCGTGGCGGCGGCGCCCGCGCCGGCCGAGGCGCGCACAGAACCTGAAGCTCCGGATGGCTTCGTGGCATTGAGGGACGTCGACCCGACGATCATCCAGGAGATGCGCTACTTCACGCCGCACAACTTCGTGGGCGAGCGCGTCGACGGCTATCGGCAGCCGATGTGCATCCTCACCGAACCGGCGGCCAGGGCCCTCCGCACGGCTCAGCGCGCACTCCTCCGGAAGGGCTACTCCCTCAAGGTCTACGACTGCTACCGGCCGCAGCGGGCCGTCGACCACTTCGTGCGCTGGGCCGAGGACCTGGGTGACGAGCGGATGAAGGCGGAGTTCTACCCCCGGGTCGACAAGTCGCGGCTCTTCGAGGACGGCTACATCGCGAAGAAGTCCGGGCACAGCCGGGGTTCGACGGTCGATCTGACGGTTGTGCGACTGCCCGCCCTGCCCACGCGGCCCTATGTCCCCGGGGAGCCCCTGAAGCCGTGCTACGCGCCTCGGAGCGAGCGTTTCCCGGACAACTCCCTCGACATGGGCACGGGCTACGACTGCTTCGACACGCTGTCCCACACGGACGACCCGCGCGTCACCGGCAAGCAGCGCGCGCACCGGGATCTGCTGCGGTCCACGCTGGCCAAGGCCGGTTTCGTGAACCTGCCCGAGGAATGGTGGCACTTCACGTACAAGCCGGAGCTCTTTCCCGACACGTACTTCGACTTCCCGGTGTCGCGCCGTTCGCTGCCCCACTGA
- a CDS encoding hydantoinase B/oxoprolinase family protein: MTGWQFWVDRGGTFTDIVARHPDGRLLTHKLLSDNPARYPDAAVAGIAHLLAEADTPEASGTRETSGASAHTDAPSRAPHHPPHAVDPRSAPIDAVRMGTTVATNALLERKGEPTALVITRGFRDALRIAYQNRPQIFAREIVLPEELYARVLEVDERVAADGEVLRAPDLDALDGPLRQAYDDGIRAVAVVCVHSHLHPAHEQAVGALARAIGFPQVSLSSEVSPLMKLVPRGDTAVVDAYLSPVLRRYVEHVADELHGVRLMFMQSNGGLAEAGQFRGKDAILSGPAGGIVGMARMSRLAGFDRVIGFDMGGTSTDVSHYAGEYERVFTTQIAGVRLRAPMLDIHTVAAGGGSVLHFDGSRYRVGPDSAGADPGPACYRGGGPLTLTDANVALGRIPAAHFPQVFGPDGDQPLDEELVRDRFAALAREITASTGDDRTPEQVAEGYLQIAVANIAAAVKRISVQKGHDVTRYALTTFGGAGGQHACMVADSLGIRTVLVPPMAGVLSALGIGLADTTAMRERSVEAPLEAAAMHHILKTADDLEEAARAELRTEDVPDDSVRVTRRAHLRYDGTDTTLTVELTEPEAMRRTFEEHHRATYSFTLDRPVVVEALSVEATGLTEPPDLSALGGTTTPGATAAPRPVRLHTGGAWREVPLHRREELPPGRTVTGPAIITEAGATTVVDDGWQAATTDDGHLVMERATEPTGSRASTEADPVLLEVFNNLFMSIAEQMGARLESTAQSVNIKERLDFSCALFDPDGNLVANAPHIPVHLGSMGTSVKEVIRRRGSAMRPGDTYAVNDPYHGGTHLPDVTVITPVFDTPGERILFYVASRGHHAEIGGIAPGSMPAHSRTIDEEGILFDNWLLVEAGRFREEQTSRLLTEARYPSRNPSTNLADLRAQIAANQKGVDEVARMIDNFGLDVVQAYMRHVQDNAEDSVRRVIDALEEGEFTYETDSGAVIAVRVTVDREQRTATIDFTGTSPQLTTNFNAPFAVVNAAVLYVFRTLVADDIPLNDGCLRPLRIIVPPGTLLSPEPPAAVVAGNVETSQAITGALYAALGVQAEGSGTMNNVTFGNDRHQYYETVASGSGAGDGFNGASVVQTHMTNSRLTDPEVLEWRLPVLLDEFAVRRGSGGDGQWRGGDGAVRRIRFREPMTVSTLSQHRRVAPYGMAGGEPGALGSGRLERADGTVVRLDGSDTAEAGPGDVLVIETPGGGGYGPPPAQARPAPSTPTDARDTTDD; this comes from the coding sequence GTGACTGGCTGGCAGTTCTGGGTCGACAGGGGCGGCACGTTCACGGACATCGTCGCGCGGCACCCGGACGGCCGCCTCCTCACCCACAAGCTGCTGTCGGACAACCCCGCGCGCTACCCGGACGCGGCCGTCGCGGGCATCGCGCACCTGCTCGCCGAAGCGGACACCCCCGAAGCCTCCGGGACCCGGGAGACCAGCGGCGCGAGCGCGCACACCGACGCCCCTTCGCGCGCCCCGCACCACCCGCCGCACGCCGTCGATCCGCGATCCGCACCGATCGACGCCGTCCGGATGGGCACCACCGTCGCCACCAACGCCCTCCTGGAGCGCAAGGGCGAGCCCACGGCACTCGTCATCACCCGGGGCTTCCGCGACGCCCTGCGCATCGCGTACCAGAACCGCCCGCAGATCTTCGCACGCGAGATCGTCCTGCCCGAAGAGCTGTACGCGCGCGTGCTCGAAGTCGACGAGCGGGTCGCCGCCGACGGAGAGGTGCTGCGCGCCCCCGACCTGGACGCGCTCGACGGACCGCTGCGGCAGGCCTACGACGACGGCATCCGCGCCGTCGCCGTCGTGTGCGTGCACAGTCACCTCCATCCCGCCCACGAGCAGGCCGTCGGCGCCCTCGCCCGTGCCATCGGCTTCCCGCAGGTCTCGCTGTCCAGCGAGGTCAGCCCGCTGATGAAGCTCGTGCCGCGCGGTGACACCGCCGTCGTCGACGCCTACCTCTCGCCCGTCCTGCGCCGGTACGTCGAGCACGTCGCCGACGAACTCCACGGCGTGCGCCTGATGTTCATGCAGTCCAACGGAGGACTCGCCGAAGCCGGGCAGTTCCGCGGCAAGGACGCCATCCTCTCCGGGCCCGCGGGCGGCATCGTGGGCATGGCCCGCATGTCGCGGCTCGCCGGATTCGACCGCGTCATCGGCTTCGACATGGGCGGCACGTCGACGGACGTCTCGCACTACGCGGGGGAGTACGAACGCGTCTTCACCACGCAGATCGCGGGAGTGCGGCTGCGCGCCCCCATGCTCGACATCCACACCGTGGCCGCGGGCGGCGGCTCCGTGCTGCACTTCGACGGCAGCCGCTACCGCGTGGGCCCCGACTCCGCGGGTGCCGACCCCGGCCCGGCCTGCTACCGCGGCGGCGGCCCCTTGACCCTCACCGACGCCAACGTCGCGCTCGGCCGCATCCCGGCGGCCCACTTCCCGCAGGTGTTCGGCCCCGACGGCGACCAGCCGCTGGACGAGGAGCTGGTCCGCGACCGCTTCGCCGCGCTGGCGCGCGAGATTACCGCGAGCACCGGCGACGACCGCACGCCGGAACAGGTCGCCGAGGGTTACCTCCAGATCGCCGTGGCCAACATCGCCGCCGCTGTCAAGCGCATCTCCGTCCAGAAGGGCCACGACGTCACGCGCTACGCCCTGACGACGTTCGGCGGAGCGGGCGGCCAGCACGCGTGCATGGTCGCCGACTCGCTCGGCATCCGCACCGTCCTGGTGCCGCCCATGGCGGGCGTGCTCTCCGCCCTCGGCATCGGCCTCGCCGACACCACGGCGATGCGCGAGCGGTCCGTCGAGGCACCTCTGGAAGCCGCGGCGATGCACCACATCCTGAAGACGGCGGACGACTTGGAGGAAGCGGCCCGCGCCGAACTGCGCACGGAGGACGTGCCCGACGACAGCGTCCGCGTCACGCGCCGCGCGCACCTGCGCTACGACGGCACCGACACCACGCTCACCGTGGAGCTCACCGAGCCGGAGGCCATGCGGCGCACCTTCGAAGAACACCACCGCGCCACCTACTCCTTCACCCTGGACCGCCCCGTCGTCGTCGAAGCCCTCTCCGTGGAGGCCACCGGCCTCACCGAGCCCCCGGACCTCTCCGCGCTCGGCGGCACCACGACGCCCGGTGCCACGGCTGCTCCGCGCCCCGTACGCCTGCACACCGGGGGCGCCTGGCGCGAGGTCCCCCTGCACCGCCGCGAGGAGCTGCCGCCCGGCCGGACCGTCACCGGCCCCGCGATCATCACCGAGGCCGGCGCCACCACGGTCGTCGACGACGGCTGGCAGGCCGCGACGACCGACGACGGGCACCTGGTCATGGAACGGGCCACGGAGCCCACGGGTTCCCGCGCGAGCACGGAGGCCGACCCGGTCCTCCTCGAAGTCTTCAACAACCTCTTCATGTCGATCGCGGAACAGATGGGCGCCCGCCTGGAGTCCACGGCACAGTCGGTCAACATCAAGGAGAGGCTCGATTTCTCCTGCGCCCTGTTCGACCCGGACGGCAACCTCGTCGCCAACGCCCCGCACATCCCGGTGCACCTGGGTTCCATGGGCACCAGCGTCAAAGAGGTCATCCGCCGCCGGGGCAGCGCCATGCGCCCCGGCGACACGTACGCGGTGAACGACCCGTACCACGGCGGCACCCACCTCCCCGACGTCACCGTCATCACCCCGGTCTTCGACACCCCGGGGGAGCGGATCCTCTTCTACGTGGCCTCGCGCGGCCACCACGCCGAGATCGGCGGCATCGCGCCCGGCTCCATGCCCGCGCACAGCCGCACCATCGACGAGGAAGGCATCCTCTTCGACAACTGGCTCCTTGTGGAGGCGGGCCGCTTCCGCGAGGAACAGACCTCACGCCTGCTCACCGAGGCCCGGTACCCCTCCCGCAACCCGAGCACGAACCTCGCCGACCTGCGCGCCCAGATCGCCGCCAACCAGAAGGGCGTCGACGAAGTCGCCCGCATGATCGACAACTTCGGGCTCGATGTCGTCCAGGCGTACATGCGGCACGTCCAGGACAACGCCGAGGACTCCGTGCGCCGCGTTATCGACGCCCTAGAAGAGGGCGAGTTCACCTACGAAACCGACTCGGGTGCCGTCATCGCGGTCCGCGTCACCGTGGACCGCGAGCAGCGCACGGCCACCATCGACTTCACCGGTACGTCACCCCAGCTGACGACCAACTTCAACGCACCGTTCGCCGTGGTCAACGCCGCCGTCCTGTACGTCTTCCGCACCCTGGTGGCCGACGACATCCCCCTCAACGACGGCTGTCTGCGCCCCTTGCGCATCATCGTCCCGCCCGGCACCCTCCTGTCGCCGGAGCCGCCCGCGGCCGTCGTCGCGGGCAACGTGGAGACCTCGCAGGCCATCACCGGAGCCCTGTACGCGGCGCTCGGCGTCCAGGCCGAGGGCTCCGGCACCATGAACAACGTCACCTTCGGCAACGACCGCCACCAGTACTACGAGACGGTCGCCTCCGGATCCGGCGCGGGCGACGGCTTCAACGGCGCGTCCGTCGTGCAGACCCACATGACCAACTCGCGCCTTACCGACCCCGAGGTCCTGGAGTGGCGACTGCCCGTCCTGCTCGACGAGTTCGCCGTCCGCCGAGGCAGCGGCGGAGACGGCCAGTGGCGCGGCGGTGACGGCGCCGTGCGCCGCATCCGCTTCCGGGAGCCCATGACGGTCTCCACGCTGTCCCAGCACCGCAGGGTGGCGCCGTACGGCATGGCGGGCGGCGAGCCGGGAGCCCTGGGCTCCGGCCGCCTGGAGCGCGCCGACGGCACCGTCGTACGGCTCGACGGCAGCGACACGGCGGAGGCTGGCCCCGGCGACGTCCTGGTGATCGAGACCCCCGGAGGCGGCGGCTACGGCCCGCCACCCGCGCAGGCCCGTCCGGCGCCCTCCACCCCGACTGACGCACGCGACACGACTGATGACTGA
- a CDS encoding NUDIX domain-containing protein translates to MSPSQHPTNSAPDAHCSSCGARYGDHVTGWPRTCSACDAVVYRNPLPVAIALQPVYDTKGTSLVVVTRSIAPARGGSALPGGYVDHREDWRHAVARELKEETGISAASRDVRIVEALSSPDGHLLLFGLLPERPAADLPQSTPTDETEGWELLYRPAELAFPLHTSVVRAWFEGRYI, encoded by the coding sequence GTGTCCCCATCCCAGCACCCCACCAACTCCGCGCCGGACGCCCACTGCTCGAGCTGCGGCGCGCGCTACGGAGACCACGTCACCGGCTGGCCCCGCACCTGCTCCGCATGCGATGCCGTGGTCTACCGCAACCCCCTGCCCGTGGCCATCGCCCTCCAGCCGGTGTACGACACGAAGGGCACCTCCCTTGTCGTCGTGACCCGCTCCATCGCCCCCGCGCGCGGGGGCTCCGCTCTGCCCGGCGGCTACGTGGACCACCGGGAGGACTGGCGCCACGCCGTCGCCCGTGAGCTCAAGGAAGAGACGGGCATCAGCGCCGCGAGCCGCGACGTGCGCATCGTGGAGGCCCTCAGCTCCCCCGACGGCCACCTGCTCCTCTTCGGGCTGCTCCCGGAGCGCCCCGCGGCCGACCTGCCCCAGTCCACCCCCACGGACGAGACCGAAGGCTGGGAGCTGCTGTACCGCCCCGCGGAACTCGCCTTCCCATTGCACACGTCGGTGGTGCGGGCCTGGTTCGAAGGGCGCTACATCTGA
- a CDS encoding Zn-ribbon domain-containing OB-fold protein, with the protein MVAQWFAGEGESFRLLGTRCARCAAVHFPREDDFCRNPGCGGRELVEVALSRRGRVWSYTDGRYRPPEPYVSDPELPWEPYTLIAVELEAERMVVLGQGAPGVTVADLEVGMEVEVVSGVLHEDADTVWTTWHWRPVGVTA; encoded by the coding sequence GTGGTGGCGCAGTGGTTCGCCGGGGAGGGGGAATCCTTCCGACTGCTCGGGACGCGGTGCGCGCGGTGTGCCGCGGTCCACTTCCCCCGCGAGGACGACTTCTGCCGCAATCCGGGGTGCGGAGGCAGAGAGCTGGTCGAGGTCGCGCTGTCGCGGCGGGGGCGGGTGTGGTCGTACACCGACGGGCGCTATCGCCCGCCGGAGCCGTACGTCTCCGATCCGGAACTTCCCTGGGAGCCCTACACGTTGATCGCAGTGGAGCTCGAGGCCGAGCGCATGGTCGTGCTCGGCCAGGGGGCTCCCGGCGTGACCGTCGCCGACCTGGAGGTCGGGATGGAGGTCGAGGTCGTATCCGGCGTGCTCCACGAGGACGCGGACACGGTCTGGACCACGTGGCACTGGCGTCCGGTGGGGGTGACGGCATGA